The Agarilytica rhodophyticola genome has a window encoding:
- the rsxD gene encoding electron transport complex subunit RsxD encodes MAFLKASSPHAHVNSNIRSNTGNVMKTVIIACLPGVIALTVFFGFGTLSNILLSLIFCLGFEALILKLRGRNIGFYLKDYSAAVTAVLLAIAIPPYAAWWMVAVGCFFAIVVAKQLYGGLGYNPFNPAMVAYVVLIISFPLEMTQWLSAGGIFDNAVSIGTGLQQVFGQTSLNAIDGYTGATPLEIVKQNNAQLLVDLYQQEPTLSKAMWAGYGWEWVNIGFLLGGIYLLYNKVFTWHAPVSMLISLAILAAVFYDGGSSASKGSPLLHLLSGGTMLGAFFIITDPVSSAVSNKGRLIYGACIGVLIFTIRVEGNYPDAVAFAVLLMNFAAPFIDYYTIPRSYGHK; translated from the coding sequence ATGGCATTTTTGAAAGCCTCATCGCCACATGCTCACGTAAACAGCAATATCAGAAGTAATACTGGCAATGTCATGAAAACCGTGATCATTGCCTGCTTGCCGGGCGTCATCGCTCTCACCGTTTTTTTCGGTTTCGGGACATTGAGTAATATTCTGCTGAGCCTAATATTTTGCCTCGGTTTTGAAGCTCTCATACTGAAGTTGCGCGGGCGTAATATTGGCTTCTACCTTAAGGATTACAGTGCGGCGGTAACCGCTGTGCTATTGGCGATAGCCATTCCCCCATACGCAGCATGGTGGATGGTAGCGGTAGGCTGCTTTTTTGCTATAGTTGTTGCCAAACAGCTCTATGGTGGTTTGGGCTATAACCCATTCAACCCGGCGATGGTAGCCTATGTGGTACTGATCATATCTTTTCCTCTGGAAATGACTCAATGGCTATCTGCAGGAGGCATATTCGATAACGCTGTATCTATCGGTACGGGGCTGCAACAAGTTTTCGGCCAAACATCTTTAAATGCTATCGACGGCTACACTGGCGCAACCCCTCTAGAAATAGTAAAACAAAATAACGCCCAATTATTAGTAGATCTTTACCAGCAAGAACCCACATTAAGCAAAGCAATGTGGGCAGGATACGGATGGGAATGGGTTAATATCGGGTTTCTGCTTGGTGGCATTTACCTTCTATACAATAAAGTTTTCACCTGGCACGCACCTGTCAGCATGCTCATTTCATTGGCGATATTGGCCGCTGTATTTTACGATGGCGGCAGCTCTGCAAGTAAGGGCTCACCCCTACTGCATCTGTTATCTGGAGGCACGATGTTAGGCGCCTTCTTTATTATTACCGATCCCGTATCATCTGCCGTCAGTAATAAAGGACGCCTTATTTACGGCGCCTGCATCGGCGTATTGATATTTACAATAAGAGTCGAGGGTAATTATCCTGACGCGGTTGCTTTTGCAGTATTGCTGATGAATTTTGCAGCTCCATTTATTGATTACTACACCATACCTCGCAGTTATGGTCATAAATAG